A window of the Gossypium hirsutum isolate 1008001.06 chromosome A05, Gossypium_hirsutum_v2.1, whole genome shotgun sequence genome harbors these coding sequences:
- the LOC107943418 gene encoding prefoldin subunit 6, with the protein MSSSSTALRELQRDLENKANDLSKLQKDIAKNHQVRKKYTIQLGENELVLKELDLLNEDANVYKLIGLVLVKQDLAEANANVRKRIEYISAELKRLDGSLQDLEEKQHSKREAILKVQQRIQSHQAGKAKA; encoded by the exons ATGAGTTCCTCCTCTACAGCTCTTCGAGAACTGCAGCGGGACCTCGAAAACAAAGCCAACGATCTTAGCAAGCTCCAGAAAG ATATAGCCAAGAACCATCAAGTCAGGAAGAAGTACACTATTCAGTTAGGAGAGAACGAGCTAGTCCTAAAG GAGTTGGATTTGTTAAACGAGGATGCAAATGTGTATAAGTTGATAGGTCTAGTGCTTGTGAAACAAGATTTAGCGGAGGCTAACGCCAACGTTCGTAAGAGAATTGAGTACATCTCTGCTGAATT GAAGCGACTTGATGGATCTCTTCAAGATTTGGAAGAGAAACAACACAGCAAAAGAGAAGCg ATATTGAAGGTGCAGCAGAGGATTCAATCTCATCAAGCCGGAAAAGCCAAGGCTTAG
- the LOC107943420 gene encoding phospho-N-acetylmuramoyl-pentapeptide-transferase homolog isoform X1 — MRSYSFSLNLQYFSCSGLSRSPKRHTSVLVSSRLAFLSSSQFRGVASNFYSPLKLQLKRSQNAQKRRRRFRHHDKCSATNDDDSMGISSFDDWIVDDSVAAYMFSSSSDGEYSDGEIVLNPLAEVDLPPVSADDSVSMRSLTSRRFSSLGRAQKKHRINVGLLNNLVLIIFLTSVLLLVDWCGWKIVRLPLSQFYLTSPFFISLVLAACAGYICVPYLKTLEFHQIIRKEGPSRHSKKQRTPTMGGLFFLPVGLFVSNFATGFSSVEVAAAGAATLAFATIGLLDDALCVIKQHSNGLSPWLRLFLEVSVGIWFSFWLNATNLSSPYGMKMLVPLPAPLGLVCFGKVYLLLTSFSFVSMGNGVNLTDGLDGLAGGTAALAFIGMSIAVLPVCPELAIFGASMAGACVGFLLHNRYKASVFMGDTGSLALGGALAAMAACTGMFFPLFLSSGIFVIEASSVILQVRCQLKVVYFRTTKRLHGTGRRLFRMAPFHHHLELGGVKEPVIVAGAYVVSCVLALFAGYVGLISA, encoded by the exons ATGAGATCTTATTCCTTTTCTTTGAATTTACAATATTTCTCCTGTTCGGGACTGTCTAGATCCCCGAAACGACACACCTCTGTCCTCGTATCGTCTCGCCTCGCCTTCCTTTCATCATCTCAGTTTCGCGGCGTCGCTTCCAATTTCTACTCTCCTCTCAAGCTACAGTTAAAACGATCCCAAAATGCACAAAAGCGACGTCGACGATTCCGGCACCACGATAAGTGTAGCGCCACCAATGATGAT GACTCGATGGGAATTTCTTCTTTTGATGACTGGATTGTTGACGATTCGGTGGCAGCCTATATGTTTTCTTCATCCAGTGATGGGGAATATAGCGATGGAGAAATCGTGCTAAACCCTTTGGCCGAGGTGGATTTGCCTCCTGTCTCAGCTGATGATTCTGTATCCATGCGGTCCTTGACTTCCCGTCGCTTTTCTTCGCTTGGAAGAGCCCAGAAGAAACACAG GATAAACGTTGGGCTATTGAACAACTTGGTTCTCATAATCTTCCTGACATCCGTTCTTTTACTTGTTGATTGGTGTGGCTGGAAAATTGTGAGGCTACCCTTGTCACAATTCTACTTGACCTCTCCATTTTTCATATCTTTGGTCTTAGCAGCATGTGCAGGTTACATTTGTGTACCTTATCTTAAGACTCTTGAGTTCCATCAAATAATTAGGAAAGAAGGTCCTTCTAGACATTCGAAAAAGCAGAGGACCCCAACTATGGGCGGACTTTTCTTTCTACCAGTTGGTCTATTTGTTTCGAATTTTGCGACTGGTTTTTCTTCTGTTGAAGTTGCCGCAGCTGGAGCAGCAACCTTAGCATTTGCTACAATTGGACTACTTGATGATGCCTTGTGCGTCATTAAGCAACACAGCAATGGCTTATCTCCATGGTTGAGGCTATTTTTGGAG GTTTCTGTTGGGATTTGGTTTTCGTTTTGGTTGAATGCTACAAATTTGTCATCGccctatggcat GAAAATGCTGGTTCCTCTACCTGCTCCACTGGGCCTTGTGTGCTTTGGAAAAGTTTACCTATTGTTGacttcattttcttttgtttccatggGGAATGGGGTTAACTTAACAGATGGTCTTGATGGTCTGGCTGGAGGGACTGCTGCATTAGCCTTTATTGGAATGTCAATTGCAGTGCTTCCAGTATGCCCTG AGCTTGCTATATTTGGAGCATCAATGGCTGGGGCCTGTGTTGGTTTTCTTTTGCACAACCGATACAAAGCATCTGTGTTTATGGGTGATACTGGATCCTTGGCCCTCGGTGGCGCATTAGCTGCAATGGCTGCTTGTACTGGAATGTTCTTTCCCTTATTCCTTTCATCTGGTATATTTGTTATCGAAGCATCATCTGTTATTCTACAGGTACGCTGTCAGTTAAAG GTGGTATACTTTCGAACAACAAAGCGCTTGCATGGAACTGGGCGCCGCTTGTTTAGAATGGCACCTTTCCATCATCATCTGGAATTAGGCGGGGTCAAAGAACCAGTGATTGTTGCTGGTGCATATGTTGTATCCTGTGTGTTGGCTTTATTTGCTGGTTATGTGGGCCTTATATCGGCATAA
- the LOC107943419 gene encoding uncharacterized protein, with protein sequence MAKSSAIKRCLFLFMLIFPHFSTLALTEDGLVANGDFEARPSNGFPSEAIADGPTEIPSWRTKGRVELVSSGEKVSGGMLLIVPGGSKAVRLGNDAEISQEVTVEKGSTYAVTFSAARTCAQLESLNVSVPPASQSVDLQTLYNVQGWDPYSISFEAEEDIVPLVFRNTGMEDDPECGPIIDDIAIKKLVTPNQPKDNAVVNSGFEFGPWMFQNVSLGVLLPTNLDEETSPLPGWMVESTRAVRYIDSNHYAVPEGKRAVELVSGKEGIISQMVETRPDKLYSLTFFLGHAGDKCKEPLAVMAFAGDQAQNFHYTPDSNSTFQVASVNFTAKAERTRIAFYSVYYNTRTDDMSSLCGPVVDDVRVWYSWASRNEVQVLLGLGLSFWAYLLVLV encoded by the exons ATGGCCAAGAGCTCCGCAATAAAGAGATGCCTCTTCCTTTTTATGCTTATCTTCCCTCATTTCTCTACTCTAGCTCTAACTGAAGATG GATTGGTGGCAAATGGTGATTTCGAGGCACGACCCTCGAACGGCTTCCCAAGCGAGGCAATAGCGGATGGGCCGACGGAGATCCCGAGCTGGAGAACAAAAGGCAGAGTGGAGCTGGTGTCTTCTGGGGAAAAAGTGAGCGGAGGGATGCTCCTCATCGTGCCCGGAGGCTCGAAAGCCGTTAGATTGGGGAATGACGCAGAGATCAGCCAAGAAGTAACGGTGGAGAAAGGGTCCACGTACGCAGTTACCTTCAGTGCGGCCCGCACGTGCGCGCAACTTGAGTCATTGAATGTGTCCGTGCCACCTGCTTCACAGTCGGTAGACCTCCAAACATTGTACAACGTGCAAGGGTGGGACCCTTACTCGATTTCATTCGAGGCAGAGGAGGATATAGTGCCGTTGGTTTTCCGGAACACCGGCATGGAAGATGACCCGGAATGTGGGCCCATCATTGATGATATTGCCATTAAAAAACTTGTTACCCCTAATCAGCCCAAAG ACAATGCAGTAGTTAACAGTGGCTTTGAATTTGGCCCTTGGATGTTCCAAAATGTATCTCTTGGTGTCTTGCTCCCGACCAACCTCGACGAAGAGACATCCCCATTACCAGGATGGATGGTCGAATCAACCAGGGCGGTTCGATACATTGATTCCAACCATTATGCTGTCCCAGAAGGCAAACGTGCCGTGGAGTTGGTTTCCGGCAAGGAAGGCATCATTTCTCAAATGGTGGAAACCAGACCAGACAAGCTATATAGCTTGACCTTCTTTTTGGGGCACGCTGGGGACAAATGCAAGGAACCACTGGCTGTAATGGCGTTTGCAGGGGACCAGGCACAAAATTTTCACTACACGCCTGACTCTAACTCCACCTTCCAAGTTGCTAGTGTGAACTTCACAGCCAAGGCGGAGAGGACACGTATCGCGTTCTACAGTGTGTATTACAATACAAGAACCGATGACATGAGCTCACTATGTGGTCCGGTGGTGGACGATGTTCGGGTGTGGTATTCATGGGCAAGTAGAAATGAGGTCCAAGTATTGTTAGGGCTTGGACTTTCTTTTTGGGCTTAccttttggttttggtttag
- the LOC107943420 gene encoding phospho-N-acetylmuramoyl-pentapeptide-transferase homolog isoform X3, producing MGISSFDDWIVDDSVAAYMFSSSSDGEYSDGEIVLNPLAEVDLPPVSADDSVSMRSLTSRRFSSLGRAQKKHRINVGLLNNLVLIIFLTSVLLLVDWCGWKIVRLPLSQFYLTSPFFISLVLAACAGYICVPYLKTLEFHQIIRKEGPSRHSKKQRTPTMGGLFFLPVGLFVSNFATGFSSVEVAAAGAATLAFATIGLLDDALCVIKQHSNGLSPWLRLFLEVSVGIWFSFWLNATNLSSPYGMKMLVPLPAPLGLVCFGKVYLLLTSFSFVSMGNGVNLTDGLDGLAGGTAALAFIGMSIAVLPVCPELAIFGASMAGACVGFLLHNRYKASVFMGDTGSLALGGALAAMAACTGMFFPLFLSSGIFVIEASSVILQVRCQLKVVYFRTTKRLHGTGRRLFRMAPFHHHLELGGVKEPVIVAGAYVVSCVLALFAGYVGLISA from the exons ATGGGAATTTCTTCTTTTGATGACTGGATTGTTGACGATTCGGTGGCAGCCTATATGTTTTCTTCATCCAGTGATGGGGAATATAGCGATGGAGAAATCGTGCTAAACCCTTTGGCCGAGGTGGATTTGCCTCCTGTCTCAGCTGATGATTCTGTATCCATGCGGTCCTTGACTTCCCGTCGCTTTTCTTCGCTTGGAAGAGCCCAGAAGAAACACAG GATAAACGTTGGGCTATTGAACAACTTGGTTCTCATAATCTTCCTGACATCCGTTCTTTTACTTGTTGATTGGTGTGGCTGGAAAATTGTGAGGCTACCCTTGTCACAATTCTACTTGACCTCTCCATTTTTCATATCTTTGGTCTTAGCAGCATGTGCAGGTTACATTTGTGTACCTTATCTTAAGACTCTTGAGTTCCATCAAATAATTAGGAAAGAAGGTCCTTCTAGACATTCGAAAAAGCAGAGGACCCCAACTATGGGCGGACTTTTCTTTCTACCAGTTGGTCTATTTGTTTCGAATTTTGCGACTGGTTTTTCTTCTGTTGAAGTTGCCGCAGCTGGAGCAGCAACCTTAGCATTTGCTACAATTGGACTACTTGATGATGCCTTGTGCGTCATTAAGCAACACAGCAATGGCTTATCTCCATGGTTGAGGCTATTTTTGGAG GTTTCTGTTGGGATTTGGTTTTCGTTTTGGTTGAATGCTACAAATTTGTCATCGccctatggcat GAAAATGCTGGTTCCTCTACCTGCTCCACTGGGCCTTGTGTGCTTTGGAAAAGTTTACCTATTGTTGacttcattttcttttgtttccatggGGAATGGGGTTAACTTAACAGATGGTCTTGATGGTCTGGCTGGAGGGACTGCTGCATTAGCCTTTATTGGAATGTCAATTGCAGTGCTTCCAGTATGCCCTG AGCTTGCTATATTTGGAGCATCAATGGCTGGGGCCTGTGTTGGTTTTCTTTTGCACAACCGATACAAAGCATCTGTGTTTATGGGTGATACTGGATCCTTGGCCCTCGGTGGCGCATTAGCTGCAATGGCTGCTTGTACTGGAATGTTCTTTCCCTTATTCCTTTCATCTGGTATATTTGTTATCGAAGCATCATCTGTTATTCTACAGGTACGCTGTCAGTTAAAG GTGGTATACTTTCGAACAACAAAGCGCTTGCATGGAACTGGGCGCCGCTTGTTTAGAATGGCACCTTTCCATCATCATCTGGAATTAGGCGGGGTCAAAGAACCAGTGATTGTTGCTGGTGCATATGTTGTATCCTGTGTGTTGGCTTTATTTGCTGGTTATGTGGGCCTTATATCGGCATAA
- the LOC107943420 gene encoding phospho-N-acetylmuramoyl-pentapeptide-transferase homolog isoform X2: MRSYSFSLNLQYFSCSGLSRSPKRHTSVLVSSRLAFLSSSQFRGVASNFYSPLKLQLKRSQNAQKRRRRFRHHDKCSATNDDDSMGISSFDDWIVDDSVAAYMFSSSSDGEYSDGEIVLNPLAEVDLPPVSADDSVSMRSLTSRRFSSLGRAQKKHRINVGLLNNLVLIIFLTSVLLLVDWCGWKIVRLPLSQFYLTSPFFISLVLAACAGYICVPYLKTLEFHQIIRKEGPSRHSKKQRTPTMGGLFFLPVGLFVSNFATGFSSVEVAAAGAATLAFATIGLLDDALCVIKQHSNGLSPWLRLFLEVSVGIWFSFWLNATNLSSPYGMKMLVPLPAPLGLVCFGKVYLLLTSFSFVSMGNGVNLTDGLDGLAGGTAALAFIGMSIAVLPVCPELAIFGASMAGACVGFLLHNRYKASVFMGDTGSLALGGALAAMAACTGMFFPLFLSSGIFVIEASSVILQVVYFRTTKRLHGTGRRLFRMAPFHHHLELGGVKEPVIVAGAYVVSCVLALFAGYVGLISA, translated from the exons ATGAGATCTTATTCCTTTTCTTTGAATTTACAATATTTCTCCTGTTCGGGACTGTCTAGATCCCCGAAACGACACACCTCTGTCCTCGTATCGTCTCGCCTCGCCTTCCTTTCATCATCTCAGTTTCGCGGCGTCGCTTCCAATTTCTACTCTCCTCTCAAGCTACAGTTAAAACGATCCCAAAATGCACAAAAGCGACGTCGACGATTCCGGCACCACGATAAGTGTAGCGCCACCAATGATGAT GACTCGATGGGAATTTCTTCTTTTGATGACTGGATTGTTGACGATTCGGTGGCAGCCTATATGTTTTCTTCATCCAGTGATGGGGAATATAGCGATGGAGAAATCGTGCTAAACCCTTTGGCCGAGGTGGATTTGCCTCCTGTCTCAGCTGATGATTCTGTATCCATGCGGTCCTTGACTTCCCGTCGCTTTTCTTCGCTTGGAAGAGCCCAGAAGAAACACAG GATAAACGTTGGGCTATTGAACAACTTGGTTCTCATAATCTTCCTGACATCCGTTCTTTTACTTGTTGATTGGTGTGGCTGGAAAATTGTGAGGCTACCCTTGTCACAATTCTACTTGACCTCTCCATTTTTCATATCTTTGGTCTTAGCAGCATGTGCAGGTTACATTTGTGTACCTTATCTTAAGACTCTTGAGTTCCATCAAATAATTAGGAAAGAAGGTCCTTCTAGACATTCGAAAAAGCAGAGGACCCCAACTATGGGCGGACTTTTCTTTCTACCAGTTGGTCTATTTGTTTCGAATTTTGCGACTGGTTTTTCTTCTGTTGAAGTTGCCGCAGCTGGAGCAGCAACCTTAGCATTTGCTACAATTGGACTACTTGATGATGCCTTGTGCGTCATTAAGCAACACAGCAATGGCTTATCTCCATGGTTGAGGCTATTTTTGGAG GTTTCTGTTGGGATTTGGTTTTCGTTTTGGTTGAATGCTACAAATTTGTCATCGccctatggcat GAAAATGCTGGTTCCTCTACCTGCTCCACTGGGCCTTGTGTGCTTTGGAAAAGTTTACCTATTGTTGacttcattttcttttgtttccatggGGAATGGGGTTAACTTAACAGATGGTCTTGATGGTCTGGCTGGAGGGACTGCTGCATTAGCCTTTATTGGAATGTCAATTGCAGTGCTTCCAGTATGCCCTG AGCTTGCTATATTTGGAGCATCAATGGCTGGGGCCTGTGTTGGTTTTCTTTTGCACAACCGATACAAAGCATCTGTGTTTATGGGTGATACTGGATCCTTGGCCCTCGGTGGCGCATTAGCTGCAATGGCTGCTTGTACTGGAATGTTCTTTCCCTTATTCCTTTCATCTGGTATATTTGTTATCGAAGCATCATCTGTTATTCTACAG GTGGTATACTTTCGAACAACAAAGCGCTTGCATGGAACTGGGCGCCGCTTGTTTAGAATGGCACCTTTCCATCATCATCTGGAATTAGGCGGGGTCAAAGAACCAGTGATTGTTGCTGGTGCATATGTTGTATCCTGTGTGTTGGCTTTATTTGCTGGTTATGTGGGCCTTATATCGGCATAA